A single region of the Nicotiana sylvestris chromosome 6, ASM39365v2, whole genome shotgun sequence genome encodes:
- the LOC138871789 gene encoding uncharacterized protein produces the protein MAPFEAVYGRRCRFPIAWFEHGKAKLYVTDLVKDAMEKVKLNQEQLRTTQSRQKSSLKRLADEGYYEIREEGKAKPQLDESLGYEDELVAIIARQDLQLRSKRIFAVKYEHLLQQMTIPEWKWDRITMDFVVKLPRTLQKFNVVWVIVDRLTKSAHFILVVTTYTSEKLAQIYIQEIVRLHGVPVSIISNRGPLFTSHFWRAVQSELGTCVELSTTFHPQTDGYYLSNIEMAPFEDLYGCRCRSPIGWFEPSEAKFYGTDLVKDALERTIKGILRFGKKGKLSPRFICPFCVEASWEVSYELALPPSLSGVHPVFHVSMFWRYHADLSHMLDFSTIQLDESLGYEEEPIAIIARQDRQLRSKRIFTVKVQWRGQQVEEATWESEEDLWN, from the exons ATGGCTCCGTTTGAGGCTGTATATGGTCGCCGATGTCGTTTTCCCATCGCATGGTTTGAGCATGGCAAGGCTAAGTTATATGTTACTGACTTGGTGAAGGATGCcatggaaaaggtaaagttgaacCAGGAGCAACTTCGCACAacacagtccagacagaaga GTTCTCTTAAACGTCTAgccgatgaagggtattatgagattcgggaagaagggaaagctaagCCCCAG CTTgatgagagcttgggttatgaggaTGAGCTAGTTGCCATTATTGCTAGACAGGACctccagttgaggtccaagaggattttCGCG gttaagtacgagcacctacttcagcagatgactatacctgagtggaaatgggaccgcatcactatggatttcgtagtCAAGTTGCCGCGGACCTTACAGAAGTTTaatgtagtttgggtcattgtcgacaggttgaccaagtcggcacacttcattctaGTTGTGACTACATATACTTCAGAGAagttggcccagatttatattcaGGAGATAGTTCGATTGCACGgcgtgcctgtttccatcatatcaaatAGAGGACCTCTGTTcacttcacatttctggagagccgtacAAAGTGAGTTGGGGACCTGTGTAGAGCTCAGCACAACATTCCACCCACAGACCGACGGATA ttatctGTCCAAtattgagatggctccatttgaggatTTATATGGTTGCCGATGTCGTTCTCCCATCGGATGGTTTGAGCCTAGTGAGGCTAAGTTTTATGGTACTGACttggtgaaggatgccttggaaagg ACGATAAAGGGTAttttgagatttgggaagaagggcaagctaagccctaggttcatatgCCCATTttgtgttgaggcgagttgggaggtttcttatgagcttgctttacctcccagcctatcaggggttcatccggtttttcacgtatctatgttctGGAGGTATCACGCCGACTTGTCACATATGCTAGACTTTAGCactattcagctagatgagagcttgggttatgaggaggagccaattgCCATTATTGCTAGGCAGGATCGCCAGTTAAGGTCCAAGAGGATTTTCACGGTAAAGGTTCAATGGAGGGGCCAACAAGTCGAGGAGGCGAcatgggagtccgaggaggacttGTGGAActga